The following proteins come from a genomic window of Coffea arabica cultivar ET-39 chromosome 11c, Coffea Arabica ET-39 HiFi, whole genome shotgun sequence:
- the LOC140016620 gene encoding DNA polymerase II subunit B3-1-like, translated as MAEHEEQNAAEETHRPGIPTHRVKKIMKLDREIKKVNSEAVFLISNSTQLFLQFLAEKSAQVVLEKKKKTIKLEHLRAAVKRHLPTSDFLLDSLPPPAQPSDQLPKDRPRPRSSDKPVPPGSRRIDAFFNKCN; from the coding sequence ATGGCAGAGCATGAAGAACAAAATGCCGCCGAAGAAACCCACAGACCCGGGATTCCAACCCACCGAgtcaagaaaatcatgaaacTGGACAGAGAAATCAAGAAGGTCAACTCAGAAGCCGTGTTTCTCATCTCCAACTCCACCCAGCTTTTCCTCCAGTTCCTGGCCGAGAAATCAGCTCAGGTTGTgttagagaagaagaaaaagactaTAAAGCTGGAGCACCTCCGTGCCGCCGTCAAAAGGCATCTGCCCACTAGTGATTTCCTCCTCGATTCGCTTCCGCCGCCTGCTCAGCCCTCCGATCAACTGCCCAAGGATCGGCCCCGTCCTCGCTCCAGTGACAAGCCTGTTCCGCCTGGGTCACGCAGGATTGATGCTTTCTTTAATAAATGTAATTAG